CGCCCTCATCCTGCTTGCCCCACAGGCTGGCCAGTGCGGTCACATTGCGCTGCATATCGCCGAGCAAGTCCTGGCCCGAAGTGCTCAGGTCCAGCGTGGGCGCGATACGGCTCAGCGTTTCGTACTTGCCGGCCGAGCGGCCGGCCACCACGATCAGATCGGGGCGGATGCGGCTCAGTGCCTCGTAGTCGGGCTCGAACAGCGAGCCCGCCACCTGATAACGGGCATCGGCGTAGCCCGACAGATAGGCGGGGAAATGGACCTTTGGCACGCCCGTCACCGGCAGCTTGAGCGCCTGCATGGTGTCCAGCGAAGCCAGGTCGTACACCACCACGCGCCGGGGAGCCAGGGGCAGCTCGGTCACGCCCCTGGCATGCTGGACCTGAATGCGGGCGGGCTGGGCCGCAGACGACAGGACCGCCTGCGTTTGCGCCCAGGCGCTGCCGGCCATCGTCAGCAATGCCAGGGTGGCGGCGCGACGGCTGATCAGTTGTTGCATGAAAAACCTTGAAAAGCAAAACAGAAGAAGAGTCAGCAGCCCTTGCCGCGCATTGCGGCAACGGGCTGCGCTGACCAGGATCAGAACTTGACGTTCATGCCCAGCCAATAGCGGCGGCCGTCGAGCACGGTGTCGTAATTGACGCCGTCATAGATGACCTGCTTGTCCAGCAGGTTGTAGATGCCCGCGTACAGCGTGACGGTCTTGTTGAGCTTGTAGGAGCCGCCCAGATCCAGCATGGTGTAGCTCTTCTGGGTGAAGCTGCCCGAGGACGCTCCGCCCGTGGGCGCGCTTTCCTCGCCGCGGTAGGAAGCCTTGAGCCAGCCGTTGAGCTGGGCCGTGGGGCTCCAGTCCAGCGAGACATTGAACAGATGGCGTGGCAGCTGGTTCAGCGGCATGCCAGCAAACTCGCCGCTCTTTTGCTCGGACTTGGTGAAGGTGTAGTTGGTCTTCAGGCGCAGCGTCTTGCTCAGCTGCGTGCCCAGCGAGGCCTCCAGGCCACGCGTGATGGCGTTGTCCACATTGATGTTGGTGGTGGGCACGCGGCCCGAGCTGTTGAGCGGGCCGCAGCTGGGGCAGGCCACGCGGGTGATCTTGTCCTCGAACTCGTTGTCGAACACCGTCAGCCCTGCCGTGGTGCCGGCGCCGCTGTCGTAGAGCACGCCAATTTCCTTGGTCAGCGAGGTTTCGGGCTTCAGATCCGGGTTGCCGTAGATATTGCCGCCACGGCTGCTCTGACCCCAGTCACCCACGGTCTGACGCAGCGACGGCGCACGAAATCCCGTGGAAACGCCGCCCTTGACCGTCCACTGCGGGGCCAGATTCCACACGCCATACAGACGCGGGCTGACCTGGCCACCGGCCTGGCTGTCATGGTCGTAGCGCAGGCCGCCGGTCAGTGCGAAGTCCTGGTGCAGACGCCACTCGTCCTCGGCAAACACGGCCCACTGGCTGCGATTGATGCCGGTGCGGCTGGCATTGGGCAAGGTGTTGGTGGTGGTGTCCGTCAGGTCCTGCTCGTTGTAGCTCACGCCCGTGGTCATCAGATGGCTGGCCCCTAGCGGTGCCACCCAGCTGCTGTTGAAGACCGTGTTCTTGATGGTCATGTCGCGCGACAGATTGCGCGTCTTCTCCTGCTGCAGATAGGTGTCCGAGGACGCCCAGCCCCAGCGCCCCTTGTGCTGCAGCGAGAAGTTGTCGCGCTCGAACTTACGATCGCTGAGTGCCGCCGTGGCCGCCAGCGTCTTGCCCGGTGTCGAGGTGTAGTGCTGCTTGCCCGTGCCCAGCTCGGCAATGATGTCGTGGTCCTTGTTGGGGGTCAGCGCCAGCTTGACGTTCAGCGCGCGGTTGTCGTAGTCGTTGTAGCCGTTGAGGATATTGTCCTCGCCGCGCTTGTTGTAGTTGCCGTAGATGCTCAGGCCCAGCAGATCGGTCTGTATGGGGCCGGACAGATAGAAATTGCTCTGGTAGATATTGCCCGAGGACGAGCGCTCCTGCAGCGTGGCTTCGGTGCGGATGGAGCCCATCCACTGTTTGGCCACCTTACGCGTGATGATGTTGATCACGCCGCCCATGGCGTCCGAGCCGTAGAGCGAGGACATGGGGCCGCGCACCACCTCGATGCGCTCGATCGCCTCCAGCGGCGGCACCCAGCTCTGGTCGGTGCCGGTGGAGCCGTTGGCCTGGGTTTCGCGCGTGTTGGTGCGCTTGCCGTCCACCAGGATCAGGGTGTAGTTCACGCCCATGCCGCGCAGGCTGATGTCGTTGGAATTGTTGTCCGAAGGCACCAGATTCACGCCGGGCACATCGCGCAGCGCGTCATGCAGATTGTTGTAGCTGCCTTTTTCCAGCTCTTCGCGCGTGATGACGGAAATCGATGCCGGCGCATCCTTGATCTCCTGCTCGAAGCCCGAGGCCGTCACCACCACCGTCTCCAGCGATTTTTCCTGCGCCGCGGTCAGCCCGTGGGTCAGCAGGCCGACAGCCGCCAACGCCATGCCCAGCAAGGGGCGCAGCGACCGGCGGACGGTGATCAGAGGACGGGAAGGTGAAGAGGCGCAGGCCGTGGCGAAGCCTGCAGCAGCGGCTGCATGAATTGGCATGATGAGTTCGGAAAAAAAGGCACATCGACCAGGCAAGGCTGCGCCCCATGGCCAGGGCCACGGAAAGCAGGTGCCGGTCAGCGAAGCATTCGCGCTGTTGGAGTGATGAAGAAGGCAATCACGATCTGCGCAGGAGATCGTCGTGGCTAAACCATGCAGCGGGGCATGGCGGCATGCGGCCATTCAATGGGCATGCCTGGCTGAGTCAAAGATTGCAGCAAGGTCTTCTTGTTGCGAATAATTCTCATTGTAACCGCAACTAACAGGCCTTCCAAAGAATTTTTACTGTTAAGTACTTTGGCGGCACTCGCACCGGCAAGCGCTGCTGGGCGATGAAAAGCCTTATCCCAGCCAGGCCAGCAGGCTGCGCCACAAGGCTGCGGCATGCGAGATCAGAAACAGCAGCAAGCCGATGGCCCCGCCCACCAGCGTTCCGTTGATGCGTATGTACTGCAGATCCTTGCCGATATGCGCCTCGATCAGCGTGGCCAGTTGCTCGGCATCCCAGCGCTGCACCGTGTCGGCAATATGGCGGGCGATGAACTGCGAAACATCGGGTGCCAGCGTGGTCGCCCAGCGCTTGAGGCGCTCGTTCATGGAGTTGCGCAGCGCCTCGTCATGCGCCAGCGCCTGCCCCAGCCAGCGCCCCATCACGGCGGCACGCCGTGCCATGGCCGAGTTTTCGTCGGCCAGATCGCGTTCCAGCCGGGCGCGCCAGCCGGCCCATAGCTCGCGCAGATAGACGGCCAGCTTCTCGTCATGCAGCAGATAGTTGCGCAGTTTTTCTACCCTCTCGGCGTAGGCGGGGTCGTTCTGCAGACCGTCTATCAGGCGCTGTATGGAGTTGTCGAAGGCCTGGCGCAAACGGTGGCCGGGGTTCTGGGCCACATCCTGCAGCAGGCTGTCCAGAGCGCTGGCAATCACGCTGGCCCCCTTGTCGCTGAGCCAGTCCGTGGGCAGCATTTTTTCCTTGATCGGATGCTCGCGCTTGAGCCAGACCACGATGGTCTGCGCGATCAGCACATGGGTCTGTTCCTGGCGCAGCACGCTGCTGATGCGCGCCAGCACATCGTCCAGCACCTCCTGATGGCGCCCGCCCGCCGTCAGCCCCGACAGCAGCGATGCCGCCGCGCGCGACAGATCCACATGCTGCATCACGGCCTTGAGCGACTGGGTCAGAAACTTCTCTACCTGCTTGTCCTGCACCATCTCCAGCGCCGCCAGCGCCAGCCGCGCCACCTGCCTGCCCAGCAGCTGGCTGTTGGCGGGAGCCGTCAGCCAGTCCGCCAGCGCCTGGGCCGGGTTGTTGCGCTCGATCAGAGCCACCAGCGAGGGCGCGTCGAGAAACTTGTCGCGCACGAAAGTGGCCAGGTTACGGCCTATGCGATCCTTGTTGCGCGGAATGATGGCCGTGTGCCGCCCCACCAGCGGCAGCGGAATATGGCGAAACAGCGCCGAGACCGCAAACCAGTCGGCCAGCGCCCCCACCATGGCGGCCTCGCAGATGGCCCGCAGACACACCAGCCATAGCGGAACGGCCTGGCCCTCCAGTCCCCAGCGCGAGCCCGCCAGCGCCGTGGCAATGAAGCCGGCTGTCACCAGCAGCAGCAAAATCAGCGGCAGCCGCTTGGCGCGCTGCAGGGACAGGCGTTGTTCTTCGGTGAGCATGACTCCAGCATAGGCGAGTCGGGCCGGCTCGCCTATGCCTGCGGTACTGATGACGGCGCATTGCCTGTCATGCGCCATTGCGACAACAGGAGACAGGCTTTTGCAATTGCACCGAAAATAGCGCTCTTGTATTCCCTGACTCTCGAAAAATCATGACCGAAGCCACCCGCCCCGAACTGCCCGACCATCTGTCCGTTGACCCTCGCAGCCCCCACCATGTGGCCGCCGTGTTCGAGCACGACATCGGCATCCGCTTCAACGGCAAGGATCGCTTTGACGTCGAGGAATACTGCGTCAGCGAAGGCTGGGTCAAGGTGCCCGCCGGCAAGACCCTGGACCGCAAGGGCAAGCCCCTGCTGATCAAGCTCAAGGGTACGGTCGAAGCGTATTACCGTTGACCCCCTGAGGCGCTTGCGCCGGGGCGGGGTCGCCCAGGCCCTTGCTCGTTGTCTCTCACTTGGCAATCGCCCAATTCAAAGAGCAATTAGCCAAGTCGCCGCCTCAGCAAAAAGAGCTGCTTGCGCTGGTTCTGCAAGGGTTTCAGATGCTTTATGCACTGAAACTCAGCATTACCAAGCGCAGGCAGCTCTTTTTTCATGAGCATCCATTTGTTTGCAGATCACAGCGCTCAAAACCGGCGCGCCCAAAACGAGGGACGCCGAGCAAGAGCCTGGGCGGCCCCGCCGCCCCGCAGCAAGGGCTGCCCCAGCGAGGGCTGCCCCAGCGAGGGTGTCGTCCCCCACCCCTAGCGCGCAGCGCGTAGAGAGAGGGGAAGCGGTGGGCCGCCTAGGCAAAACCGCTCAGGGGGTGCGATACCGTCAGGCCAGAGCTTCCGCAGGGCCGAAGAACTCGTAGTGCACCTGGGCGTCGGGCACACCGAGTTCACGCAGCGACTGCTTGACACTGCGCATGAAGCCGCGCGGGCCCAGGAAGTAGACATCGGCATCGCGCGACTCGGGCAGCCACTGGGCCAGTCGGTCAGTGCTCAGCAGGCCCTGGGCGTCGACCTCGTCGCCGGCTCCCGCCTGGTCGTAGCAATAGCGGCGCGTGAGCTGCTCGTGGCTGTTAGCCAGCGCATCGATCTTCTCGCGGAAGGCATGCACGCCGCGATCGCGCGCGCAGTGGATGAAGGTGATCTCGCGCCCCGTGGGCAGCGCGGCCTGCAGCATGGGCAGCGTGGGCGTGATGCCCACACCGCCGCTGATCAGCACCAGGGGCTTGGCATTGGCCTGCAAGGTGAAATGGCCAGCGGGCGGGAACAGCTCCAGCGTATCGCCCACGTGCAACTGGTCGTGCAAATGGTTGGAGACCTTGCCGCCGGCCTCGCGCTTGACGCTGATGCGATAGCTCTTGCCGTTGGCAGGCGCCGACAGCGAGTAGTTGCGGCGCTGCTCCAGGCCGTCAACCACCACGCGCAGACCGATGTACTGACCTGGCTGATGGGCGATCACCGCGCCGCCGTCCACGGGTTCCAGATAGAAGGACGTGATCTCGGCGCTTTCGGCCTCTTTGCGCACCAACTTGAAGGCACGCGCACCGCGCCAGCCACCTTCGGCTGCCGCAGTCTGCTCGTACACCGCGCGCTCCGCACCGATCAGGATATCGGCCAGCTGCTGATAGGCGGCGGCCCAGGCGGCGATCACCTCGTCCGTGGCGATCTCCGCCCCCAGCACCTCGCGAATGGCGCGCAGCAGGCAGGCACCGACGATGGAGTAATGCTCGGCCTGGACCTGCAGCGCCACATGCTTGTTGATGATCTGGGCGGGCAGATTGCCCAGGTTTTCCAGGCGGTCAATGTTCTTGGCATACATCAGCACGCTGTGCGCCAGAGCGCGTGGCTGGGCACCGCTTTGCTGGTGCGCCTGGTTGAACAGCGGGCGCACCTCGGGGTATTCGCCCAGCATGGTCTGGTAGAAATGCGTGATCAGCGCCTCGCCGCCGGTTTCCAGCAGCGGTACGGTGGCCTTGACGATCTCGCGTTGACGTTCGGTAAGCATGCAAATCTCCTGGTTGCTGCCTTGCCAGCTGCAAGGCTTGAGCGAATAAATGCAAACGGCGTGCCAGCAACAAGACCATTGCAAAACAATGGCTTGCAAAAACATGCGTCAATATGACATCAATCAATTGCTGTCCCATTGACACCATTCGATGTCGTTATGACAACATCTCACATTCTCAACGCCGTCAGCCCGCTGATAGCCGATCTGGCCCAGGACCTGTCCGAGCGCGAACGTCTGCGCCGCCTTCTGGCCGCACTGCGCAATCTGTTGCCCGCCGATGCCGTCGCCCTGCTGAAGCTCGAAGGCGAATGGCTACGCCCCATGGCGATCGACGGCCTGATGCCGGACACGCTGGGCCGGCGCTTTCGCCTGGGCGAGCATCCACGCTTTGCCCAGCTGCTGGCAGCCGGCCAGGCCATGCGCTTCGAACCCGACAGTCCCCTGCCCGATCCCTATGACGGGCTGGTGGCGCACAAAGGCCAGGCCATCAGCGAGCTGCATGTGCATGACTGCATGGGCTGCGTGCTGCAACTGGGCGGCCTGCCCTGGGGTCTGCTGACGCTGGACGCGCTGGAGCCGGGCCGGTTCGCCGACCCCGCGGCGCTGGCCATGCTGCAGGCCTTCAGCAATCTGGCCGCAGCCACCGTGGCCACGGCCGAGCGCGTGCACCAGCTGTCCCAGCTCGCGCGCGGCGCCACCGGCTCGGCCAGAGCGGCCGCGCCGCCGGAGCGCGGACTGCAGGGCGCAAGCCCCGTCATGCGCCAGCTGCAGAAAGACATTGCCCTGGTCGCCGCCAGCGATCTTTGCGTGCTCGTCACCGGCGAAACCGGCACCGGCAAGGAACTGGTGGCCCAGGCCGTGCATGCGCAGTCGGGCCGTGCCGACAAGCCCATGATCAGCATCAACTGCGCGGCCCTGCCCGACAACCTGGTCGAGAGCGAGCTGTTCGGCCATGTGCGCGGGGCCTTCACCGGAGCACTGACCGAGCGCAGCGGCAAGTTCGAGCAGGCGCATCAGGGCACGCTGTTCCTGGACGAGGTCGGCGAACTCTCGCTGCCCGTGCAGGCCAAGCTCCTGCGCGTGCTGCAAAGCGGCCAGCTGCAGCGCCTGGGTTCGGACCGGGAGCATCATGTGGATGTGCGCGTGATCGCCGCCACCAACCGCGACCTGGCTGCGGAGGTCCGCGCCGGGCGCATGCGCGCGGACTTCTATCACCGCCTCAATGTCTATCCGCTCGCCGTGCCGCCACTACGCGAGCGCGACAGCGATGTGCTGCAGCTGGCGGGCTATTTCCTCGAGGAGAACCGCTCGAGGCTCAGGCTCGGCGGCCTTCGCCTGGATACGGCCGCACAGGCGGCCCTGCTCAATCGCAGCTGGCCCGGCAATGTACGCGAGCTCGAGCACTGCATCAGCCGCGCCGTGCTCAGGGCCCTGAGCCGCAATGACGGCAGCGCCGGCCGCGCGGGAACCAGACTGCGCATCGTGACCCTGGGACTTGCCGATCTCTGGGAGCGGGTCGAGGCGCCTGCCGCCGCACAGGCCACCGCGTCCATGGACCCGGCCACCGCAACGGCAGCGCCCGAGGCCGGTCTGCGCGCTGCCGTCAGCGCCTATGAACGCCAGCTGGTCAGCTCCAGCCTGGCCCGCCACCGGGGCAGCTGGGCCGCCGCAGCGCGCGAGCTGCAGCTCGATCGCGCCAATCTGCAGCGCCTGGCCAAGCGACTTGAGATCGACAGGCCTTGATCAGCGGCCCTGGATGCCCAGCAGCTCCACATCGAAGTTCAGCGTGGCATTGGGGGGAACGGCACGGCCTGCACCACGGCTGCCATAGGCTATGCCGGGGGGGCATGTCAGCTTGGCCTTGCCACCCACTTTCATCTTCTGCACGCCCTCGGTCCAGCAGGGAATCACGCCATTGAGCGGGAACTCGATGGGCTGCTTGCGTGCATAGGAGCTGTCGAACTCCTTGCCGGTATCGGGGAAGTAGCCGCGGTAGTGCACCTTGACGGTGTCCGTCGCCTTGGGACTGGGCCCGCTGCCTTCGACCTGGCTTTCATAGATCAGCCCGCTGGCGGTAGTGACCGGCGCAGCATGAACCACTGCGCCAGCGCCCAGAGCAAATACAAACCCGATCACGGAGATTGCTTTTTTCATATCGGATGCACTGAGTAAACAAAACCCGACTTTATTACGAAGTCGGGTCGAAAAAAATGTCACGGCAGCAATGCCGCAAGCCGCACCTATCTCAGATCCGGGCAATGCCGATATCGTCCAGTGCCTTGGACAGATGCGCCACGGAGCGATCCGAGTCATGCCATTTGTCCAGGCCGAACAGGCCGATGCGGAAGGTCTTGAAGTCCGGGCCTTCATCGCATTGCAGCGGAACGCCAGAGGCGGTCTGCAAGCCCACCTTGAGGAAGGCACGGCCGCTCTGGATTTCCGCGTCAGTGGTGTAGCTGACGACCACGCTAGGCGCCTTGTAGCCCTCGGCGGCGACGCTGGGGAAGCCGCGCGACTGCAGCAACTCACGCACCTTGCGTCCCAGTTCCATCTGTTCTTCGCGCACCTTGGCAAAGCCGTATTCGCGCGTCTCCAGCATCACGTCACGCAGGCGCAGCAACGCATCCGTAGGCATGGTGGTGTGATAGGCGTGTTGGCCTTTTTCGTAGCCCTCGGCGATCTGCATCCACTTCTTCAGGTCGCAGGAGAAGCTGGAGCTCTGCGTGTGCTCTATGGCCTCGCGAGCGCGCGCCGAGAGCATGACCATGGCGCAGCAAGGCGAGCTGCTCCAGCCCTTTTGCGGCGCCGAGATCAGCACGTCCACGCCGGTTTTTTCCATATCGACCCACATGGCGCCCGAGGCCACGCAGTCCAGCACGAACAGCGCGCCAACCTCGTGCGCGGCGTCGGCGACGGTGCGCAGGTATTCATCGGGCAGCATGATGCCGCTGGCCGTCTCCACATGCGGGGCAAACACCACCTTGGGACGCTCCACGCGAATGGTCTCGGCCACATCCTCGGCCGGGCATGGCGCCCAGGGGTCCTGGCTGCCCTCGCCCTGCTTGCGCGCCTTGCAGACCACCGAGCCGCCGCCCAGGCCCGCATCGGCATCGAAGATCTGCGTCCA
This region of Comamonas thiooxydans genomic DNA includes:
- a CDS encoding siderophore ABC transporter substrate-binding protein, which encodes MQQLISRRAATLALLTMAGSAWAQTQAVLSSAAQPARIQVQHARGVTELPLAPRRVVVYDLASLDTMQALKLPVTGVPKVHFPAYLSGYADARYQVAGSLFEPDYEALSRIRPDLIVVAGRSAGKYETLSRIAPTLDLSTSGQDLLGDMQRNVTALASLWGKQDEGAQLMQQVRGDVQATRAAAAKAAPGLLVLAVNKNMSAQTPGSRFGLLHDVLGIKPALPADPAQARGIALKMEDIARIDPEWLFVIDRNAGTGSTRDKDGKPVVPSRELFDNDTIKNTRAGRKQQLVFVDPQLWYLLGSSGPQAMRANAQQIRAALER
- a CDS encoding ligand-gated channel protein, which translates into the protein MPIHAAAAAGFATACASSPSRPLITVRRSLRPLLGMALAAVGLLTHGLTAAQEKSLETVVVTASGFEQEIKDAPASISVITREELEKGSYNNLHDALRDVPGVNLVPSDNNSNDISLRGMGVNYTLILVDGKRTNTRETQANGSTGTDQSWVPPLEAIERIEVVRGPMSSLYGSDAMGGVINIITRKVAKQWMGSIRTEATLQERSSSGNIYQSNFYLSGPIQTDLLGLSIYGNYNKRGEDNILNGYNDYDNRALNVKLALTPNKDHDIIAELGTGKQHYTSTPGKTLAATAALSDRKFERDNFSLQHKGRWGWASSDTYLQQEKTRNLSRDMTIKNTVFNSSWVAPLGASHLMTTGVSYNEQDLTDTTTNTLPNASRTGINRSQWAVFAEDEWRLHQDFALTGGLRYDHDSQAGGQVSPRLYGVWNLAPQWTVKGGVSTGFRAPSLRQTVGDWGQSSRGGNIYGNPDLKPETSLTKEIGVLYDSGAGTTAGLTVFDNEFEDKITRVACPSCGPLNSSGRVPTTNINVDNAITRGLEASLGTQLSKTLRLKTNYTFTKSEQKSGEFAGMPLNQLPRHLFNVSLDWSPTAQLNGWLKASYRGEESAPTGGASSGSFTQKSYTMLDLGGSYKLNKTVTLYAGIYNLLDKQVIYDGVNYDTVLDGRRYWLGMNVKF
- a CDS encoding DUF445 domain-containing protein, which produces MLTEEQRLSLQRAKRLPLILLLLVTAGFIATALAGSRWGLEGQAVPLWLVCLRAICEAAMVGALADWFAVSALFRHIPLPLVGRHTAIIPRNKDRIGRNLATFVRDKFLDAPSLVALIERNNPAQALADWLTAPANSQLLGRQVARLALAALEMVQDKQVEKFLTQSLKAVMQHVDLSRAAASLLSGLTAGGRHQEVLDDVLARISSVLRQEQTHVLIAQTIVVWLKREHPIKEKMLPTDWLSDKGASVIASALDSLLQDVAQNPGHRLRQAFDNSIQRLIDGLQNDPAYAERVEKLRNYLLHDEKLAVYLRELWAGWRARLERDLADENSAMARRAAVMGRWLGQALAHDEALRNSMNERLKRWATTLAPDVSQFIARHIADTVQRWDAEQLATLIEAHIGKDLQYIRINGTLVGGAIGLLLFLISHAAALWRSLLAWLG
- a CDS encoding DUF3297 family protein, translating into MTEATRPELPDHLSVDPRSPHHVAAVFEHDIGIRFNGKDRFDVEEYCVSEGWVKVPAGKTLDRKGKPLLIKLKGTVEAYYR
- the hmpA gene encoding NO-inducible flavohemoprotein; its protein translation is MLTERQREIVKATVPLLETGGEALITHFYQTMLGEYPEVRPLFNQAHQQSGAQPRALAHSVLMYAKNIDRLENLGNLPAQIINKHVALQVQAEHYSIVGACLLRAIREVLGAEIATDEVIAAWAAAYQQLADILIGAERAVYEQTAAAEGGWRGARAFKLVRKEAESAEITSFYLEPVDGGAVIAHQPGQYIGLRVVVDGLEQRRNYSLSAPANGKSYRISVKREAGGKVSNHLHDQLHVGDTLELFPPAGHFTLQANAKPLVLISGGVGITPTLPMLQAALPTGREITFIHCARDRGVHAFREKIDALANSHEQLTRRYCYDQAGAGDEVDAQGLLSTDRLAQWLPESRDADVYFLGPRGFMRSVKQSLRELGVPDAQVHYEFFGPAEALA
- the norR gene encoding nitric oxide reductase transcriptional regulator NorR, with the protein product MTTSHILNAVSPLIADLAQDLSERERLRRLLAALRNLLPADAVALLKLEGEWLRPMAIDGLMPDTLGRRFRLGEHPRFAQLLAAGQAMRFEPDSPLPDPYDGLVAHKGQAISELHVHDCMGCVLQLGGLPWGLLTLDALEPGRFADPAALAMLQAFSNLAAATVATAERVHQLSQLARGATGSARAAAPPERGLQGASPVMRQLQKDIALVAASDLCVLVTGETGTGKELVAQAVHAQSGRADKPMISINCAALPDNLVESELFGHVRGAFTGALTERSGKFEQAHQGTLFLDEVGELSLPVQAKLLRVLQSGQLQRLGSDREHHVDVRVIAATNRDLAAEVRAGRMRADFYHRLNVYPLAVPPLRERDSDVLQLAGYFLEENRSRLRLGGLRLDTAAQAALLNRSWPGNVRELEHCISRAVLRALSRNDGSAGRAGTRLRIVTLGLADLWERVEAPAAAQATASMDPATATAAPEAGLRAAVSAYERQLVSSSLARHRGSWAAAARELQLDRANLQRLAKRLEIDRP
- a CDS encoding FKBP-type peptidyl-prolyl cis-trans isomerase, with translation MKKAISVIGFVFALGAGAVVHAAPVTTASGLIYESQVEGSGPSPKATDTVKVHYRGYFPDTGKEFDSSYARKQPIEFPLNGVIPCWTEGVQKMKVGGKAKLTCPPGIAYGSRGAGRAVPPNATLNFDVELLGIQGR
- a CDS encoding aminotransferase class V-fold PLP-dependent enzyme; this translates as MPGLLPDIDPDGLLEFSVVYTDRALNHMSKKFVGVMQDILGMLKDVYHANTAVLIPGSGTFGMEAVARQFANRERVLIVRNGWFSYRWTQIFDADAGLGGGSVVCKARKQGEGSQDPWAPCPAEDVAETIRVERPKVVFAPHVETASGIMLPDEYLRTVADAAHEVGALFVLDCVASGAMWVDMEKTGVDVLISAPQKGWSSSPCCAMVMLSARAREAIEHTQSSSFSCDLKKWMQIAEGYEKGQHAYHTTMPTDALLRLRDVMLETREYGFAKVREEQMELGRKVRELLQSRGFPSVAAEGYKAPSVVVSYTTDAEIQSGRAFLKVGLQTASGVPLQCDEGPDFKTFRIGLFGLDKWHDSDRSVAHLSKALDDIGIARI